In Candidatus Atribacteria bacterium ADurb.Bin276, a single genomic region encodes these proteins:
- the ssuB gene encoding Aliphatic sulfonates import ATP-binding protein SsuB encodes MSPAIAEKKSIIKIESLYKNFQGDFGEVRALENINLEVSDGEFICLMGPSGCGKSTLIFIISSLLSHDTGRVLINGTEPINPGADRAVVFQSDAVFPWMTVRQNISYGLKVAGKSKKEIDDTVSYFINLVHLEGFEDAWPKQLSGGMRKRVDLARAYANDPAILLMDEPFGALDILTKEQLQLELQRLWIQKPKTIMFVTHDIEEALFLGDRVIIMSPRPGKIDYIQNIEFERPRPIGLKTSDEFVKLRKKMIDHFQDHT; translated from the coding sequence ATGTCACCAGCTATCGCAGAAAAAAAATCAATAATAAAAATTGAATCGTTATATAAAAACTTTCAGGGTGATTTTGGAGAAGTAAGAGCACTTGAGAATATTAATTTAGAAGTTTCTGATGGTGAATTTATCTGTTTGATGGGTCCCTCTGGCTGTGGAAAATCAACTCTTATTTTCATTATATCTTCATTACTTTCTCATGATACCGGAAGAGTTTTAATCAATGGTACCGAACCGATAAATCCAGGTGCAGATAGAGCCGTTGTTTTTCAAAGTGATGCAGTATTCCCATGGATGACAGTTAGACAAAATATAAGTTATGGACTTAAAGTCGCAGGAAAAAGCAAAAAAGAAATTGATGACACAGTAAGCTATTTTATAAATCTTGTACACTTGGAAGGTTTTGAAGATGCATGGCCTAAACAGTTATCAGGTGGCATGAGAAAAAGAGTAGACTTAGCCAGGGCTTATGCGAATGATCCAGCAATATTATTAATGGATGAACCTTTTGGCGCCTTGGATATCCTTACCAAAGAACAACTTCAACTGGAATTGCAGCGTCTATGGATTCAAAAACCAAAAACCATTATGTTTGTTACTCATGATATTGAAGAGGCTCTCTTTCTTGGAGATAGAGTTATTATTATGAGTCCAAGACCGGGGAAGATTGATTATATTCAAAACATTGAATTCGAGAGACCGAGGCCCATTGGACTAAAAACTTCTGATGAATTTGTCAAACTTAGAAAAAAAATGATTGATCATTTTCAAGATCATACCTAA